In one window of Orcinus orca chromosome 17, mOrcOrc1.1, whole genome shotgun sequence DNA:
- the MAFA gene encoding transcription factor MafA produces the protein MAAELAMGAELPSSPLAIEYVNDFDLMKFEVKKEPPEAERFCHRLPPGSLSSTPLSTPCSSVPSSPSFCAPSPGTGGGAAQAGAAPGPASGGPGAVGGASGKPALEDLYWMSGYQHHLNPEALNLTPEDAVEALIGSGHHTGHHGAHHHPEAAAAYEAFRGQGYAGGGGGADDMGAGHHHGTHHAAHHHHHHHGGAGHGGGGTGHHVRLEERFSDDQLVSMSVRELNRQLRGFSKEEVIRLKQKRRTLKNRGYAQSCRFKRVQQRHILESEKCQLQSQVEQLKLEVGRLAEERDLYKEKYEKLAGRGGPGGAGGAGFPRESSPGVGAKGASDFFL, from the coding sequence ATGGCTGCGGAGCTGGCGATGGGCGCTGAGCTGCCCAGCAGCCCGCTGGCCATCGAGTACGTCAATGACTTCGACCTGATGAAGTTCGAGGTGAAGAAGGAGCCGCCCGAGGCCGAGCGCTTCTGCCACCGTCTGCCGCCCGGCTCGCTATCCTCGACGCCGCTCAGCACGCCCTGCTCCTCCGTGCCCTCCTCGCCCAGCTTCTGCGCGCCCAGCCCGGGCACCGGCGGCGGCGCGGCGCAGGCCGGGGCTGCCCCGGGGCCGGCAAGCGGGGGCCCCGGCGCCGTCGGGGGCGCCTCGGGGAAGCCGGCGCTGGAGGATCTGTACTGGATGAGCGGCTACCAGCACCACCTGAACCCCGAGGCGCTCAACTTGACGCCTGAGGACGCGGTGGAGGCGCTCATCGGCAGCGGCCACCACACCGGGCACCACGGTGCGCACCACCACCCAGAGGCCGCCGCGGCCTACGAGGCCTTCCGGGGCCAGGGCTatgcgggcggcggcggcggcgcggacGACATGGGCGCCGGCCACCACCACGGCACGCACCACGCcgcccaccaccatcaccaccaccacggCGGCGCGGGCCATGGCGGCGGCGGCACGGGCCACCACGTGCGCCTGGAGGAGCGCTTCTCCGACGACCAGCTGGTGTCCATGTCCGTGCGCGAGCTAAACAGGCAGCTCCGCGGCTTCAGTAAGGAGGAGGTCATCCGGCTGAAGCAGAAGCGGCGCACGCTCAAGAACCGCGGCTACGCTCAGTCATGCCGCTTCAAGCGGGTGCAGCAGCGGCACATTCTGGAGAGCGAGAAGTGCCAGCTCCAGAGCCAGGTGGAGCAGCTGAAGCTGGAGGTGGGGCGCCTGGCCGAGGAGCGGGACCTGTACAAGGAGAAATACGAGAAGCTGGCCGGCCGGGGCGGCCCCGGGGGCGCGGGCGGAGCCGGCTTCCCGCGGGAGTCCTCGCCGGGAGTCGGGGCCAAGGGCGCTTCCGACTTCTTCCTGTGA